The window ATTTGTAGAGGTTATACTGAACTCATACTGCACTGCATACTACTAGTTGTAATTCCATTCATATTTGTGGTCCTCAAAGGACGACTGTGACATGGTTAtttacacacaggcacatttgtattgtacataaaaaaacaaaaggtaatGTTCAGATTGCCACAGGATTTACTTCTAGTAATTTTTGCCAAGAGTTTAGCACCAGTAGGGTACATTTACCACAGAGGAGCATTAAGATCATGGGTAGGTCACTTGGCATATTTGTATTATGTTACCTGCATGAGCTCAAATATCTCTTTCTGGGTGCTGCCTTGCTGCAGGAAGAAGCCGTATGGGTAAGAGCACTTCAGTACGCGCCGCGTCTTTAGCAATTCGCTCACACCGTCCTCAATGAACCGTGTGTCTGGAGGAGTGCCTTCACCTGCACCAAAACATCACACACGAGCACACATGTAACAAACCTCTGCTGTATTGTATATActttggaaaaaataataatactgacAATAAAGACACTAAGTGCATTCTCTGTCATTCTTGTAGTAACAAGCACATTCTTCTACATTATACTATAGAAGGGAATAATGtgttatgattaaaaaaaaaaaaaagccaaaacacagGCATATGTGTGGGTTTCTCTACATTGTCTGGAATAcaaagtaaatgtgtgtaacctaaaaaatataactgaagCTTATGTTTAAGTATTTAAGAGTAAAAGCACTGTCCTTTACAGAGAGAACCTTACAAGGAATTGATTTTCAGCAGACAAGCAGCTAACCCACACTCCATTCTAAAGCAGCTCTTCTCAACCACAGACTGAGATCACCATAGGGGAGACTTACGGCTAATGAAAGCTCGACtcagctgctccatcttctctttagctgttttcagcagcttCTGCTCCAACTATCACAGACAGAAGGCACATCCAAAATACTGTGATCCTGAGATTTAAATGTATGGATTCTCTGGTATTCCAGAAATTCAAGTCAGAAAGgaattattgtgtgtgtctttgtatattACCTTATAACTGTGTTCATGATTCTTGAAGCGAGTATAATAGTGCATGAAACGGTCCAGCTCCTGGAAACTTTTGTGCTTCTTTTCTGCCTGAATCAAAATACAACTTTAATTATGGCTTGGagtatgtgtctctgtgtgtgtgctgtaaagCACATGCTGCACAGtaattaatatataattattataatcaATACTATCTGACAGATGATATCATAGTAAACCTACAATTGTATGAGCATATCTGTGCATGTTCATAAGAGACTATGTGTTTTAGTGTGAGTGTACCTCTACAGTCATCTCCTTCGACTGCTCCTCCAGCTGTTGGATGACTTCGTAACGAGTACACCGGTAGTAGCCTCCTGTTGATGAGCTGTGCTTCTTCCACTCCTCCAGGCAGATCCAACAGAAATCATACTTACACTACAGggagaaacaaaatgaagattGTTTTACAACTTTAcctaaaacacagcacacagagggATAAAATGATTGGAAATATAAATAGTCAGTGACCAGACATTTTTATCTAAGCAAATGATGACACAGCTGAGAGAAATTAGTGTGTATACCTTGGCACACTGCATATGGTTGCAGCCCTCATTCTTCTGAATGGGTGACTTGCAGTTGGCACATGGTTTGGAGTTGGTCAGCAGCCACAGGCAGTTAGCAGCATCCTCATAAGCCTCGCTCACACCTGCCACTATGGGAGACACACAGTTAAGCAACATCTGAATTGTCCCACACCTGCTCTGCAATACACCCCCtagctcacacacatgcacacatttggcAACTATAATGACCTGCACACCTGCCACTCTGTTATAAAAACACAGACGCATCCTGGTAGGCCTtcctcacagctgctgttgacTGCTTTGCTGTGCTGCCAGCTTGTTCAAGTGAAACTAAAATGGTTCCTTGTAACACTGAAAATTcctggaaacacaaaaaaacagacttaCACTCTTCAGGCTTCATCTCTGTGACTTTCTGGAGCCAGTTCTTCCACATCTGACAGTCACATGGTTCATGGGCCTCACCAAGGCACTCCCTACAGGCAGGGAGGGTGATTAAACTACAGTGCACTGAGACAAAAGCAGTATAACAACTTGTCACTCTTACCTAGAAGGATAAGAGAGGGAGCTGCAAGATGTtaaatagtttctttttttttcttttaggttgtGTTTAACATAATTGCAGGTGTGTATTGTTTAAACAGCACATGAACCAGGTGTGCTCAACCATAGTACCAGCAGAAGAGGTGACCCTTGCCACAGTCGACAGCTGGTGAGGGCAGTAAAGGGAAACCGTTTGGGTCACTGTCACCAGGGCCTGGTCGGGTTAGCCGCACCGCACGCTCACAGCGTGCTGCGGGACACCAGCGGATCGCAGGATTGTTCTCCACAAAGGCctggagaaagggagaggaatgacaaaaaataaagaggTGATTGACAAGTGACTGTTTATCTGTGGGGTGTCTAATGTTTCTTGGACTGTATGCTGTGTTTCCACCTTGATGTCAAACTGCAGGTATCGCTGGTCCATCTCTCTGGAAACCACACTCTCTATCACATGTACTGGCACCAACTGGTAGCATTCATAAGCCGGGCAGAAGATATTGTGTGCATCACCCTCCTGAATCTTAACATTGAGGAACCtgagaacatgcacacaaatacaacacaatgaaaatgtaGCAGACACATAATAACATACCAAAGTATGCAGGAACATTttgcacacaccaacacaaggCCCTACCCCTCCCAGCAGGATCTGCAGAACTCATGGCCGCATGACATGTCCACTGGGTCCTCAAAGACGGAGATCGAGCAGAAACAGATTCCACACTGCAGGGAGACACCATACGCCATACACCATATGATAGTTTAATAAAACCTAGAATATTgacatatatatttgtattatataCTTGAAATTCTGTACTTCTTGTCACATCAGAGCAAAGAGTGGAAAGAAAAGATGTCAAAGATGTCCTATGACTCTTGATGCTGATGGAAGGCTAAAAACTCCAAGTTAAGTCATCAGTGTCTCACCATAGCCAGACCCTCCTCCCCAGGTGTGAGGCAACTGTCGGTGGGGGAGGTGAGGGTGAGTGTGAGGGGTGAGCGTGGGGTCCTGGGGGTTCGAGGTGAGGGTAGGGTGTCCCAAGCATTGAAGCCACTAGGAGGTGGGGTGGGCATGGCCACACCTGAGCGCTGACAGCAGCCCTCAGCATCTGACATCCAGGCCTCCAGAAGCTTTTCTCTGTCCCAGTCTGAGAAATCAAGGAGGTAAAACACAAGTTTAGAGAGTGCGAATCACACAGACCTGCTGTGAATGAACATTAGCATTCTCTAattgacaaacacacaccatgtGCTCGAAGCAGGGCCTCAGCAGTGAAGAGAGGGGCTTGCAGCATGTCTGCAGTCTCCACAATCAGCATGTCCTTCAGCCTCCGCAGGTCCTGAAGTTTCAGTCCCTCATAAGGCTGAAAGGACAGAGTGGGAGAAAtgtcaaacaaagaaaatacacagtgaggagcagagaagagaaaaactcTCACAGAGGAAGTGAGGGCACAAATTTATGAAACAGAACgaaacagaagaaaagctaTTAaccaaaaacatgaaaagtatGAGACTGAGATATGTTTAagtaaaaatgtgagaaaaatgaCTTTAGGATGATGGGCAGTGGGGGTAGTGGTGGGAAAGAGAGATTAAGTATTAGCATGGATTTGGCTGCAGGAAGGAAGATCAAACTGCTATCAcctggcagcagcagctactAGACGACTGTTCTGGTGCCCTCTGTTTAACTAGGACACCGAGAAACATGAGGTGACGTCTTTACATGTGTATTACTCTACCTCTAAGAACCAGTGACCTATCAGGTCAGAACTTTGTGAGAAAAGAAGGTATTTTGGCAACAAATTGGTGACAACATTAAGGTGAGTGGTAACAATTCTTGGGCTGCAGTGGTTACATACAAAAAAGATTCAAAATGTTGAGATATGTGAGAAATTTAATCGGCTCAGTGTATCCACAAATACAAGAGACACAGAGGACACAAGAAGGCTTGAGTCAGCAGCTACTTCAAATTGCTTGGCTGAACTCAAGCAAAAGCAAATGCTACACTCGATGAACATGAATGaataatataacataaaacAACCTTGAAACACCGATAGCACAACTGGTCTCCAATTTTCTTTATTGTAGGTTTCCACCAATCTCTTCACAATATTCCTCCAGGGAGCTATGTATTAGGGCTgaaactaataaatatttttattcacaatTTATCTGCTGGTTATTTTCTGGATTAACTGATCAATCACTTAGtctatgaaacatgaaacactaGCGGAATCCAATCATGGCAGCATCCAAAAGACCAAAGTGATGTCTTTAATGATTTGTAACAATTAGTTGCTGATGAATTTTCAATTATCAATGCGACTCATCTTTGCAGCTTTAGAATATATGTCTTTGGGAAGTTCCATTATCTACTGTATTCCCTGTGAAGTAAATGCATCAGATTTGCAACACTGACTAAGAACTGTGTctttaaaaagcataaaaataaaacaataataaaaaaaaaagtctagcCAGCAGGAAAACCCCAGATCTCGTAACTTCAGTCTCACCTCCTTGTATTGCAATAGGATGGTTTCAccatgtgcatctgtgtttgagtgctgagctgaagaggaggagaaaaccaTCTGTGACTCCAGGCTAAGGGCCAACTCTGTGTGGTGATGCCGCTCAGCATGGTCACATGGCGTCAACTTGTCCTCATCCTCCACAAAAAGGTCTGCCTCGCTCTGGATTAGCAGCTAGAGAGAGGgggcaaagagaaaacaaaagaaatggaaGAGAAATGGTACAATTGAGAGGAGTAAGAAATGCAAGGAACATGCGTCACAGggcaacaaaaagaaacaggaggaggaaaagtgtaaacaaatatgtgatgtagaaaaaagaaatatgagaaggatggatggatggagaaggATAGGCAGGCAGTAACATGGaaggaaagggagaaaaatgaaaaattaagaggaaggaagaaagtGAGCAAAACAACAGGAGCCAAAAGGATGTTTTCgaaaaatgaataaaggatAAAAGGTGTACATGAAGGCAGAGGTGTGAATGAAGTTTATAAAAGATGtgaagaggaaagagggaagGGCACACACAGGTGGAGAGAAATGTGTTCAAACTTTTTATCTTATCTGACATTTTCTGGGTTGTTTTTCCTCAGGCTGTGCTCAATTCCATTTTCAATTCAGGACGTGTATTTTCTTATTCAAAAGCTGTAAAATCTCTAAAAACAAGGGAGCAAGCACTACTAGGATCTGAcaataaagaaacacaaagctgaTGCTCCTGATGCAGCGATAGGAACATTCCCGTCTACAGATTTTACTGGCTACAAAAGCTTTGCCAAATCCCACCTTAAACAATACCAACGGATCTGCCACACACAAATGGCAGATCATCCTAATGTGTGTGCCAGTGGCGtgcacacactttctctcaccTCCACACAGCTCTTCATGCCTGCAGCCGCAGCGTAGTGCAGGCAGGTGCTGTGGTGGTTGTCGGTGGCGTTGACATTAGCCTTCTCATACTGGCCTCCCTCCAGCCGTGCCCCAGTCCAGCTCAGGATCATCTGGCAGCACGGGAACccgcaaacagacacacacatacacaacattaTTTGTATGTCAACAGCAATAACTTTGTGCTATTCACTTTCCTTCGCACCAGCATGTAGTTGTATGTGTGTACTCCAAACTATATTTGTCTGTGCTAGGGTGTTTGTACCTGCAGGCAGTCTGCACGGCGCTGCTCATCCCTCTGTGGTCGGGCTAGCCGTGGCGACAGCGCTCCctctggcagcagcaggatCTGTGGGCCTTGGCACAGCACGTGGAGGCACGTCTCATTGTGCACATTTCGCTTGTTGGGGTTTCCCTCTTTGCTGAACAGGAAGGACCTACATGGTGTAGGCAAAAGAagggattaaataaaaaacgaGAAGGAATAAGAACAAAGCTAGAAGCTTAGAAGTACGATGGATTGAGGAGAAAGAAGTGACCGCAATAGAAAAAGGCTTAAGACAGAAACAGATGGAAGGAGTGGAGATGACAAACAAAGTACAATATTGAGAATTGTGAGATGCTGTAGGTAAAAAAAAGATGGTGGTTGGAGGGAGGGGAAACTACATTAGACTATTGGCAATTTCTGTTTAACATCTCAGAGATAATGGACATGCTGACTggcagacatacacatacacacacccagatGGTGATGGATGTGTCACTTGCACTGGAAGTCTGGCTGTGGTTGCAGTTGTGTTTGGTAAAtagtttttctctgctctttgtcaaaTCCGTCATTTACTGATGGGTTTTCCATTCTTTTATTTGGCTCCACCTATCCTGTTTATTCCTCTTCACGTTTCTCTCCATTTCCATTGTGCTAAAAACTGACGGAGCTGGATTTCTATCCTATACTTGCTATTTTCTCATTCTCCACAATGGCCTTTTGAattgtctttcatttttcttctttctacaTCATCATATGGCAGCTGCTTGTATGGGAGAAATTGGTTTCTTTGTCTGCTTCTCTAGTCCCTCTGCAGTTTGGACACAGCAGTGGCCCTTATTGAATTTGTGCATGAATGTTTCATTATTGCTCATCCCTTCAGTCTATTATTCCACTACTGTCATGCTCTTCCACTTTTGACCTTCTTATCCTGTCAGCCACAAGTCCCTGCAGCCTCCCCCTAACGACAGCATGCTGCCAATTTATGCACACAGCAATAATCACTAATTATTCCCCTCTCAACTACAACTCAGCACCCCCCACCTATAcgcaaatacatacacacacaaagcctgATGTTCAATGATGGCATTAATATCAGTCTGCTAGAAACAGAAGGCTAGGAGACGTCATGTTTTGCACTCAGTGTCGTTTTGGCCACTAATATAGCGAGAACAGGAAATCCcaggaaaacataaacacaacttTGAAGGGAAAACTTCAAATAAGCTTTACAACTTAGCTTCttcaaacaacagaaaatccATTGTTCAGAATGATCAAAAAAGTCATAGttgttatttacatatttgtaagACAGTGTAATCAGTTGTTCTGGAGGAAGGCGTCCACTTCCTGAAGTACGCCTACTTTTCCAGGAATGGGTTTACTTGAGATTTCCCAATTTGCACATCTCATGGGATTACCAGCCAATCCAACCCACATAGGCAATAGCGAATAAATATGAAGGAGATACATGTTATAAATAATCTGAAAAACAGACCCCGCATCCACCAGCCCACGCTCGTCCTCTATGAGTCGTTATTTTGTCTGCGATTTCTCAGTCGTCTATCTGCTTGTCTCTGCCCAATCGACATGTTGGAACAAACAAGAATTTCCTCTGATACTTATCAGGAGCAGAGCGCTGCGTTCCGCACGCCTCTCCGGCCCATTATAGGTTAGTAGGAAAAGGACACAAATAGCACACCAATTGATTCACTGTGTTATATTCACAAACTCGAACACATTAAGCAGTTGTGGAGTCACAGCCCCCCTTCCCCCCCTCCAAAACACCTGTGTACATACGTGCAGATGCACAGATAATTGAGTGGCCTTTTCAAACAGCTTCCTGTGACCCCCCGCCCCTCCCCTCCCCATAATCATGGAAAGAAAGCACaacagaggggaagagtgtgATGAGGAGTAGGAGGTCTGGACGGCTATTGAGTCACTGAATCAGCTGTCTCAGTCATGGCCAGCAGCCTGATTATCCCTGCAGGGGGTAAAACCCTACACTGGTGTGTGGCTCTTTGTATATTCTTTAATTTGACACCTTTCACTGAGTTTGGGTTAGACTTGCGTTAGTGAGTCCCCTTTATTGTTTCTCTTGAGCCATTATAGAAGGGAAGGTGGGCTGTTGTCTAAGTGTAATTCCCTCAATGCAATTCACTAGTCTTTCATTAGAGCCTCTGTGTCTGCTAAGTGAACAGATCTTTTTCCACATCCAGTTTCCAGTTTGTAAAATACTGCAGGCTTTCTGTAAAAATCAGACCCTTAACTGTTCATATTTTGCGACTCAGGTGGTCATTCATTGGTCATTTTTGAAGCTGTAGTTTgcagtttttaaacaaatgtactCGTATATGTGTTGGTGAAGGCCAAACTGTGCCTGAGTGCCACTCTTCCTAAAAGCTAATGCATTTTTCCAGTGCATTTTCTCATCATTTACATAATCTGACAGTGCATGTGAGTGGCCTCTATGGACCTCTGTACAGTAAGTTGCCTTACTTgtcttaaaaacacaattatgaAAATGGTGACCCTCATAAATCTATTAAATCTGACATCCTGCTAATTGTTATTCAATTTAATATGACTCACTGGCTTTGTAACTGCGTTAGATAACTGCTTAACGACGTTAAAAACCACAGCCTCAAAAATGACTGTCAAATTCAATAGGATTCTCAAACAAatccaaacttaaaaaaaaaaaaaaaaaaaaagataaaaaaaaagataaaaaattgGGTATTACCTGAGCAGACGTGTCATGGCGTGGCGGCAGACGTAGTGCAGGGGCGTATTGTGCTGGTACTGCTCTCCATATGATGCGTTTGGGTCCAGGCCATCCCTGAACTGAGGATTGCCCTCATACAGCTGCCAGGCCAGGGCCTCGTCGCCACTCACCAGGGCCTTGCGGAACTTGGTGGCTGTGTTGCCCATGGCTCCAAGCTAATACAGGGCTGCCTAAAGGGAGATGTGGCAGATGCccgtctgcctgcctgcctacgcctcccctctcctcctcctgttcctcctcccACGTTGACCACAGGTCACAACTTAGAGCAACATGGTTCAGCGTTTTCCTGCCCTGTAAGTAGGAAAAAGGGGGGAAAGACTGATTAGAGGAAAACAACAGTGGAAAGAGGGATACTGGAAGAGGAAAGAATAGAATGAGTCGAAAAAGATAGCAGgtgaaaggaaggaaaaataagaaaaaaataaccatAGCCATAAGATGGGAATTGAAGATGTAGGGATAGAGATGgaaggagacagagggagactCAATCAATGAGTCCATCCATCGATCAGCTGATGTGCAGCAGCGAAGATGTTATCTTACAGGAATAGAGGGGAAGACAGAGGGATGGATGAAAGAATCTAGAAAGACAGAGAGCTAATTATAAAGAAAGCAGGCGAGAGAGGAAGATTAATGACATCCAAGCCATCGATTTATTAGTCAGTTGATGAAACGCAGGGTCAATATTACCACAGCTGGCCACCGTGAGTCCAGTTGGGCTGCGTTTGTGAAGAATTTGCATATATTAGACTGTTTACATGCTTGTCTACAACTGGAGATAttagagtctgtgtgtgtgtgttaaaccaTGCAACACTAATTCTCTAGGACAaagccagttttactttgcctTTCAGGCGCTAAAACACAGAGTCCAAAGAATCACAGCTATGGCTGCTACAGCTGAGTTTACTCTCCCAGCAACAGTTTCCACACCCCATGTAGATTCATGAGTTCTCATGATTCCATCTTCTGTCTCATCTTCCTATAAATTttaaagtttacatttttatttatatcacaAAACAATAAGACATGCATCACAAAAGTAATAACGGTGCAGTGAAAGGAAACAGATATGGGAAACAAACACCCATTCTTTCTTGTCACATATTACATATAATCACTATCTTTATCAGTGTGTTCTGCTTCATTTCCTTCAAGTCTTCCCaacctctccctccttctttctctcacaaacacatacactatTACATCCTGTAATGAGTGGAGTCTGTGCAttggtctgtgtctgtgtgtgttgggctgTTGAGGGTATCATTACGGTCTTCATTCTATGGCCATCTGTCTGGCCCTCACAATGAGCCTCTTTTTAGCTGGGCTACAGTTGGCCGCTGGCTGGCCAGGCTCTGGAACATTTGAATAACGTGGTTGGCTGCTTCCCCTGTTGTACCTCCCATTTCTGAGCAGTGACAGACAGggacacagacagaggaaaacacactgacagacagagacataCGGGCTGCACTGAAGCTGCTACCGCCGGCGACTTACAGCCAAGAGTCTGTAAGTTCTGCTCCTGTGATGAATGCGCTAGACTGGAGCTTGTTTCTGGGTTTGTGTATATCTGGAGGGGTGGTGTTGGGGGTTACTGCAGTTAATAGGTCAGTCTGTCTGCTTGGCTCTCTGTTTTGTGCACACTGGTTTTACTTCCAGTTCACTTCACTCTTATGTGTATCAccagtctgtctctttctccctgaTACTAAATAAGGACAGGAAGTATGGACATGGAGAAACTTTGGAATTCCAGGGATCGTAAGTCCTGCTGCCTGCACTTGGCAGCGACAGGGCAATTATGCACTATTACGAAAGCTCTCTGAGCCGACACGTCATTCAGTGGCCGGGTGGAGTGAAGCTTAAGGAGGTTTTTCACTCCCTTTTCACTTGACACTTGTCTTATTAATCCTAAATCCTGCCAGGAACCGAAGAGCACTAATGAGTTATGTTGAAAAAATTAACAGCAGTAAGTTCCACTCATGCAACAGGTCCACACAAAACAGAACCCTCTTAACACGCATGGTATTCCCCATTTTTGGCtatgtgtaaaatataatgACTCATAAGCTCAAGAATCCCAAACACATGAATCCCATGTGGAAATACTGCCTGATTATTatgtcacagcaaaaaaaaaaaaagtctaacaGCCTATTAGATTTGAGGACTTTTGTCAAGCATCAGTTTTCACAGTCCAGCTATGATCAGCTGCTGGCTGTTGATTGACTATACTTAAAGAATACAAGACCAGAAAACATTCAGCTCTACCTGGCAACCTGGCTTTTAAAGTGAAATCTACAGTGACCACTGTGTTGCTgacatctttaaaaaacacacccaGTTTAACTGCAGTTATCAAAACTCCCTGTCAGCTGATGCACATCAAATCAAACACCTCATGACTGGATCATGCCTGTTTATAAACAACTGGAGGAAAAGTCATAACGAGCTACAGTGCAACTTACTTCCACCATCCACTTCGGCAAAATTAGCTGGGTCACCGTGTTTCGGCTAAATATTGAGGTCAGACCTCGTGTGGTTATCCTCGAAGTATGTCAGCATGAAATGGAGcgtaaaacaaacagcagccgACTTCTGTCTGCATGCTTGTGTCCGTGCGGCCCCTCGGTTAAAGATCCTTTGTTCAACGCGCTGACACTCGGTGTGAATTACTAACCCAGCCGGAAAGCGACCGGTGGGGGGTAGGTTGTCCTGAATTCCGCCGATAAATCATTTTACTGTGGGTGCTATCGTTTCTCCGGACTGTGACGGCACCGTGGGAACGCGTTAACACCCAAAGCAGCCTTCCTACCTGCTGTTACCGGAGCTAGCAAACCGTCTCCCCCTCTCGGGTTTACATTAGCGCGTTAGCCTCAAGTACCTAACGTTAACGTTTCCCTACATCAGCTCTCCGCCGTTTTACTTACACGGTCGTTTCACTTGGTCACTAGTCGCACATTTCGAAACATGTGTGAACCGAGGGCCATTATCTTCTCACTGTCATTCGCATCCCCGGCTGCTTTTCCGCTGTACCATCCTCTCTGCCACCGGAGCCGGTGGGGACGATGATGATGCTGCTGCGAGCGGAGGGGCGAGACTGACCGGATCGCTATCAGTATGTTGATGTTGCTGCCAAAGAGAAAAGACCACTACGCATGCTCGGCACCAACTGTCACACTGGAGGAGTCTCACCTGATTGGTCGGTTGCCTGGTTTCGCTGGGTGGTCGTGGGATATGGAGTCCCAAACAGTTCAATCTCAAATACATGGAAACACTTTCTGAAGCCTAAAGGATTGATTCATTCAAATTTATAGCCCAGTTCTGCATTAATTTATGCAGAGTTCAGTCTGATTTTAATCCCTAAAATCAGAGGTCACAGTAATTCCAGTATCCAGTGACATTATAAGATGTgtaattatgaaataaaaagcaacatATCATCATTGATTGAGAAATTTTCCTaatgacataaaataaacagcaataaaagtgGTGAAAAAGAATCATAATAAGaagttacattttaatttattcattaataTTGTTCATTTTAGATCTCCATATAGACACAACTGCTTTTTTGTAGCTTTTTCTGAACATAAACCTAATACTTTAGGAAATGAATAACTAGTGAGAcaacttattttatttacttatttattttttttgacaaatgtaaataaattttTAATGGCACTAGGTAGCCATAAGATTCTCTTTTGCATATCAGATCTTAATCAGCAAAGTAACTATAACTATATCATGTAAATATAGTgataaaaaagtacatttaccTCTGGACCTTAGTGAACAGAAGTATAAAGCTgaacaaaatagaaataaaagtaTGACTGAGTAAATGCAAATAGTCGCATTCCTTCTCTTAAATTGGCATAACAACcaagacaaaacaacatgtgGTCAGCTTTTACACTTCATCAATAGTAACACCACATACAAACTGATATATTTACTCTAATATATTATTGGTCCTgcatatataattattataaacaGAATTAGCCTACATAAATGCCTAGTTAGTGAACTTAAGTGAACTGGAAAGGAGCATCTCTGCCAATGTCAGTCTTTCTGAATCTTTCTTTATAtcgctctctcacacagacacagacacacacacacacaaacacaaattagtTTCCattccgtttttttttttctatacatGGGGACTAGAGACTAACCCCAATCCTCACCTTAATCTTACCCTAACTTTAAACAAGTcatctctttaaaattcagtgattgaCATGGTAGGCACCTGGATTTTGTCCCCACAAAGAAGCCAAGGCATTATGTGTCATTGTGAAGATAGGTTTCTGTCTCCAGTATGTCGCAAAAACATGGTACACATGTACTtatgtctttgtgaggacactcattgatataatgacaaaatgttctCACGTTGCCAAAATATTCTCTCTGAAGGAATTATGGTGAAAATGGTCTTCACAAGGGAGTAAGTATtagtacacacacacgttcactTTCTATTGCTCATCCTGACAACAAATGCCCAAAATGCAGGCTTCACACAGGCCCGCTTCATGGGGTTTGGTCCACACTTTGGTAGAGCATGTTGATgagccatcatcatcatcatcctcctcctcttcgttGTAGCAGTTCTTCCGGATTTTGCCAAACAGCCTGAGCAAGGCGTGTTCAACCTCTTTCTTGGAAAAACCAGGGAGATCAAATTCATCATCTTGGCAATGACGACAGGACTGTCCAAAGGGCCGCATGATCACCGTCCCCCGGCCTCTCTGCAGCCGGTAACGGAACAACACCACCACCCGTGCTGAAGGCCATGTCCTGTAGCAGGAATCACAGCGAAAACTGtg of the Mastacembelus armatus chromosome 11, fMasArm1.2, whole genome shotgun sequence genome contains:
- the LOC113126965 gene encoding receptor-transporting protein 3-like; translation: MSRSTEWIPSLWLDTFSELLYDDNELDYGDQWTLNFNYSQTDVVTKEERKKGWKIYAHCARGNFRCDSCYRTWPSARVVVLFRYRLQRGRGTVIMRPFGQSCRHCQDDEFDLPGFSKKEVEHALLRLFGKIRKNCYNEEEEDDDDDGSSTCSTKVWTKPHEAGLCEACILGICCQDEQ